One window of Symbiobacterium terraclitae genomic DNA carries:
- a CDS encoding transglutaminase-like domain-containing protein — MRSEAELRALVSLLGDEHEGVARAAWDALLTAGPAAVPFLEAAFDAPEHRLRGRVRSLLEELRIAAVEERWVRFVSQEDDSLDLEQGCLLLAALGGSEGRERKVASFLDAVAASVRAQVPLVGGLQAMGDVLFENLRFRGGDPWTLEHHLLPSVLERRRGIPIALAAVYILVGRRAGLPVYGVAMPDHFLALYEQADQPAYIDCYNRGRIYRHETLKQLLHRRGMFTVNQALAPCSTRLMLYRMLNNLERVYTKVGQERLAERVRRWRELLVVRGDGAPRG, encoded by the coding sequence ATGCGCAGCGAAGCTGAGCTCCGCGCACTCGTCAGCCTGCTTGGGGACGAACACGAAGGCGTCGCCCGCGCGGCCTGGGATGCGCTGCTCACGGCGGGCCCAGCCGCCGTGCCCTTCCTGGAGGCCGCCTTCGACGCCCCGGAACACCGCCTGCGTGGGCGGGTGCGCTCCCTGCTGGAGGAGCTGCGCATCGCGGCCGTCGAGGAGCGCTGGGTGCGCTTCGTCAGCCAGGAGGACGATTCGCTGGACCTGGAGCAGGGCTGCCTGCTGCTGGCCGCCCTGGGTGGCAGCGAGGGGCGGGAGCGGAAGGTGGCCTCGTTCCTGGACGCCGTCGCCGCCAGCGTGCGGGCGCAGGTGCCGCTCGTGGGCGGGCTCCAGGCGATGGGCGACGTGCTGTTCGAGAACCTGCGCTTCCGGGGCGGCGACCCCTGGACCCTGGAGCACCACCTCCTGCCCAGCGTGCTGGAGCGGCGGCGGGGCATTCCCATCGCCCTGGCTGCCGTCTACATCCTCGTCGGCCGGCGGGCGGGCCTGCCGGTGTACGGCGTCGCCATGCCCGATCACTTCCTGGCGCTCTACGAGCAGGCGGACCAGCCCGCGTACATCGACTGCTACAACCGGGGCCGGATCTACCGGCACGAGACCCTGAAACAACTGCTGCACCGGCGGGGGATGTTCACCGTCAACCAGGCGCTGGCCCCGTGCAGCACCCGGCTGATGCTCTACCGCATGCTCAACAACCTCGAGCGGGTGTACACCAAGGTCGGCCAGGAGCGGCTGGCCGAGCGGGTGCGGCGCTGGCGGGAGCTCCTGGTCGTCAGGGGCGACGGTGCCCCCCGGGGGTGA
- a CDS encoding 4-hydroxy-3-methylbut-2-enyl diphosphate reductase, translating into MEVIKITPRGYCHGVVGAIQLVRRVARDPSVPRPIYVLGQIVHNHHVVEEMESLGVITLDGPNRLSLLEQVNEGTVIFTAHGVSPAVKIRAREKGLHVVDATCPDVTKTHELIAELVRRGYEVIYIGKKGHPEPEGAVGVAPDHVHLVEREEDLDALSFAPDQPLAVTNQTTLSQWDTQALMAKVKERWPQTEVYNEICLATQQRQEAVAQMAPQADLVLVVGDRRSNNSNRLVQVARELAAREAHLVDSVDEIDPAWLKGKRKVAVTSGASTPTQVTRAVIQFLEQYNLEVEER; encoded by the coding sequence ATGGAAGTGATCAAGATCACGCCGCGGGGGTATTGCCACGGCGTAGTGGGCGCCATTCAGCTGGTCCGCAGGGTGGCCCGGGACCCCAGCGTTCCCCGGCCGATCTACGTGTTGGGGCAGATCGTGCACAACCACCACGTGGTGGAGGAGATGGAGTCCCTCGGGGTCATCACCCTGGACGGGCCGAACCGGCTCAGCCTGCTGGAGCAGGTGAACGAGGGCACCGTCATCTTCACCGCCCACGGCGTGTCGCCCGCGGTGAAGATCCGCGCGCGGGAGAAGGGGCTGCACGTGGTGGACGCCACCTGCCCCGACGTGACGAAAACCCATGAACTCATCGCTGAACTGGTGCGCCGGGGGTACGAGGTCATCTACATCGGCAAGAAGGGGCATCCTGAGCCGGAGGGGGCGGTGGGGGTGGCGCCGGATCACGTCCACCTGGTGGAGCGGGAGGAGGACCTGGACGCCCTCTCGTTTGCCCCGGACCAGCCGCTGGCCGTCACCAACCAGACGACGCTCTCGCAGTGGGACACGCAGGCGCTGATGGCAAAGGTGAAGGAGCGCTGGCCGCAGACGGAGGTCTACAACGAGATCTGCCTGGCCACCCAGCAGCGCCAGGAGGCCGTGGCCCAGATGGCGCCGCAGGCGGACCTGGTGCTGGTGGTGGGCGACCGCCGCTCCAACAACTCCAACCGCCTGGTTCAGGTGGCCCGGGAGCTGGCCGCCCGGGAGGCTCACCTGGTGGACAGCGTGGACGAGATCGACCCGGCGTGGCTGAAGGGGAAGCGGAAGGTCGCCGTCACCTCGGGCGCCTCCACCCCGACGCAGGTCACGCGTGCCGTGATTCAGTTTCTGGAGCAGTACAACCTCGAGGTGGAGGAGCGCTGA
- a CDS encoding sigma-70 family RNA polymerase sigma factor, with amino-acid sequence MIETIVERETGHPHAHVSHGERLVPAGARQLHGVNLRQTGDTTHAKGDASMSQTDRAAPPADRSAAIDRLMREYGTKVLHLAYYYLKDRHLAEDVAQEVFIKAYRNWDSFRGESSAYTWLYRITVNLCRDKARSAWWRRLLPTDDPRAAGTEVEPDATGTDPEEAAVLSDERDRLMAYVMQLSEPYREVVILYYYHDLTTVEIAEVTGQNENTIKTRLFRARAMLKQMLQKGGVAR; translated from the coding sequence GTGATCGAAACCATTGTCGAACGTGAAACGGGACATCCCCATGCCCACGTCAGTCACGGTGAAAGGCTGGTTCCGGCAGGTGCCCGGCAACTGCACGGCGTAAACCTTCGTCAAACAGGGGATACGACCCACGCGAAGGGAGACGCCTCAATGTCGCAGACCGATAGGGCAGCCCCGCCAGCGGACCGGTCGGCCGCCATAGACCGCCTGATGCGGGAGTACGGCACGAAGGTACTCCACCTGGCCTACTATTACCTGAAAGACCGGCACCTCGCCGAGGACGTGGCCCAGGAGGTCTTCATCAAGGCCTACCGCAACTGGGATTCGTTCCGTGGCGAGAGCTCGGCCTATACCTGGCTGTATCGCATCACGGTCAACCTCTGCCGCGACAAGGCGCGCAGCGCCTGGTGGCGGCGGCTGTTGCCCACCGACGATCCGCGCGCCGCTGGCACGGAAGTCGAGCCGGACGCGACGGGTACAGATCCCGAAGAGGCGGCCGTTCTCAGTGACGAGCGGGATCGGCTGATGGCGTACGTCATGCAGCTTTCCGAGCCGTATCGGGAAGTGGTAATACTCTACTACTACCACGATCTCACCACGGTGGAGATTGCCGAGGTGACGGGGCAGAACGAGAACACCATCAAAACGCGCCTGTTCCGTGCACGGGCCATGCTGAAACAGATGCTGCAGAAAGGGGGTGTGGCCCGGTGA
- a CDS encoding ChbG/HpnK family deacetylase, which yields MNELWRSLGLEGKRAIIIHHDDLGLTHAQEQAYERLGLPTGSVMVPGPWAPRPRQGDLGVHVTLTSEWPAPRLRPLTGGASLRDAAGYLPATLEAAWRQLDPGEAAAEMRAQLEAALALGIDVTHLDTHMGAVLRPDLAAAYHSLAVEHRLPALLPDEASYEMLPEPFRQDLVALCERSPLPRLRIVDGYHIPPAERKAWYCDTLSRLGPGVYHLIHHAAVPTDEGRALADWEGRQADLEALQDPDVRRVLAEFVLITYRDVRDALRRVM from the coding sequence GTGAACGAACTGTGGCGATCGTTAGGGCTGGAAGGCAAGCGGGCCATCATCATCCACCACGACGACCTGGGCCTCACCCATGCCCAGGAGCAGGCGTACGAACGGCTCGGCCTGCCCACCGGATCGGTGATGGTGCCGGGGCCGTGGGCGCCGCGCCCCCGGCAGGGCGACCTGGGCGTGCACGTCACCCTGACCAGCGAGTGGCCCGCTCCCCGGCTGCGGCCGCTCACCGGGGGCGCGTCGCTGCGCGACGCGGCGGGGTACCTACCCGCCACGCTGGAGGCCGCCTGGCGGCAGCTGGACCCCGGGGAGGCCGCTGCCGAGATGCGGGCACAACTGGAGGCGGCCCTTGCCCTGGGCATCGACGTGACGCACCTGGACACGCACATGGGCGCCGTCCTGCGCCCCGACCTCGCCGCGGCCTACCACAGCCTGGCCGTCGAGCACCGGCTCCCCGCGCTGCTGCCGGACGAGGCGAGCTACGAAATGCTGCCGGAGCCGTTCCGGCAGGACCTGGTCGCGCTCTGTGAGCGCTCCCCGCTGCCGCGGCTGCGCATCGTGGACGGCTACCACATTCCGCCGGCCGAGCGCAAGGCGTGGTACTGCGACACGCTGAGCCGCCTGGGCCCGGGCGTCTATCACCTCATCCACCACGCCGCCGTGCCCACCGACGAGGGGCGCGCCCTGGCCGACTGGGAGGGGCGCCAGGCCGACCTGGAGGCCCTGCAGGATCCCGACGTGCGGCGGGTGCTGGCTGAGTTTGTCCTGATCACCTACCGCGACGTGCGGGACGCCCTGAGGAGGGTCATGTGA
- a CDS encoding MFS transporter — MPGEGGPLSPGPSRSGRTAWLYGLGMLGISIPVMAFENHIVFHYVDGLGLALGMAGLARTINSVWNALNDPLFGYLSDRTRTRWGRRRPWLMAGLPLFLLTFIMGFWVPAAFQAGARLFAWFLAALVLQETFATVMWTNFSSLYPELFREHRERSRAAAVKHGFQLLAMIVGIALTPMVMGLLGPAGMALLFAALAAVLVPASVTGCPEDPAASEAEPLGLTEAFRQTLTDRAFWIYALSATMTQFTFGLLGAGMTFYAKYTLGLDAAMTTVLFGMVFLTAIPTVALWSWFCRTRGGKRAWVTALATLVVASALLALGRDLWTGLAAGAVFGAGMSGVLVTTEVILAWVIDQDAERTGRRREGVYYAVNGFVTRISGALQGLAWGLLPLLFGYVSGDQPGPMPHHAFRFFMSAYPLVACTIALLMARRFPSPVRG; from the coding sequence ATGCCGGGCGAGGGCGGGCCGCTGTCCCCGGGGCCTTCCCGATCCGGCAGAACCGCGTGGCTGTACGGGCTGGGGATGCTCGGCATCTCGATTCCCGTGATGGCGTTCGAGAACCACATCGTCTTCCACTACGTGGACGGGCTCGGTCTGGCACTGGGGATGGCCGGGCTGGCCCGCACGATCAACTCCGTGTGGAACGCCCTGAACGATCCTCTCTTCGGCTACCTCTCGGATCGCACCAGAACCCGTTGGGGCCGCCGCCGTCCCTGGCTGATGGCCGGCCTGCCGCTGTTCCTGCTCACCTTCATCATGGGCTTCTGGGTTCCCGCCGCCTTCCAGGCCGGCGCCCGGCTCTTCGCCTGGTTCCTGGCGGCGCTGGTGCTGCAGGAGACCTTCGCCACCGTGATGTGGACCAACTTCTCCTCCCTGTATCCCGAGCTGTTCCGGGAGCACCGGGAGCGGTCCCGCGCCGCCGCCGTCAAGCACGGCTTCCAGCTGCTGGCCATGATCGTGGGGATCGCCCTCACGCCGATGGTCATGGGGCTCCTGGGACCGGCAGGGATGGCCCTCCTGTTTGCGGCGCTGGCCGCCGTCCTGGTGCCGGCGTCGGTGACCGGCTGCCCCGAGGACCCCGCGGCCAGCGAGGCGGAACCGCTGGGCCTGACCGAGGCCTTCCGGCAGACCCTCACCGACCGGGCATTCTGGATCTACGCCCTCTCGGCGACGATGACCCAGTTCACCTTCGGCCTCCTGGGCGCCGGCATGACCTTCTACGCCAAGTACACGCTCGGTCTCGACGCCGCCATGACCACCGTGCTCTTTGGGATGGTCTTCCTGACGGCCATCCCCACCGTCGCCCTCTGGTCCTGGTTCTGCCGAACCCGGGGCGGCAAGCGGGCGTGGGTGACCGCCCTGGCCACGCTGGTGGTCGCCTCGGCCCTGCTGGCGCTCGGGCGGGACCTGTGGACGGGACTGGCGGCCGGCGCCGTCTTCGGGGCGGGAATGAGCGGCGTGCTGGTGACGACCGAGGTGATCCTGGCCTGGGTGATCGACCAGGACGCCGAGCGCACCGGCAGGCGGCGGGAAGGCGTCTACTACGCGGTCAACGGCTTCGTCACCCGCATCTCCGGGGCGCTGCAGGGGCTGGCCTGGGGGCTCCTCCCCCTCCTGTTCGGCTACGTGAGCGGCGACCAGCCCGGGCCCATGCCGCACCACGCCTTCCGGTTCTTCATGAGCGCCTACCCGCTGGTCGCCTGCACTATCGCGCTGTTGATGGCCCGGCGCTTCCCCTCGCCGGTGCGAGGGTAG
- a CDS encoding S9 family peptidase — translation MSTRRRLSVEDLLAIKLAGDCQIAPDGNRVAYVLQEIDKEKNEYTSAIWLAREGAEPVRFTGGRKDTQPRWSPDGRHLVFVSNRSGSNQLWLLSLDGGEARQLTRVKGGVSNPVWSPDGRTIAFTANLTSAGLQPEGKDEDEKDLYKKFTKDVKVITRLQYKMDGVGFYTEERKHICTIGVDGGEPKQLTFGDFDHLDVSWTPDGAGLLFAANRREDRDWYPGHVDIWYLPVSGGEPERLTPGDGTLTCSGPVASPDGRLIAFLARDPAESGYCPTGLYVLERATGAIRQLAGDLDRPFVNEASSDLVAPAGGRLTWSPDSRWIYGIVSDGGQVHLVRVGAATGAVVPVTGGDRVIQAFSLTPDCRRAALAFATPQSPGDIYLARLDEPHPAPVVPNAGTVLRGGGVSEVRLTAHNDALLHQLELTVPERFQVTAGEGEPAVDAWILPPVGMEPGKRYPTVLEIHGGPMAMYGANFFFEFHWLAAQGYAVVYSNPRGSQGYGHDFCRAIRADWGNKDYADVMAAIEGAVARFPFVDGDRLGVAGGSYGGFMVNWIVSHTDRFKAAVTMRSVVNRWSAMGTSDVGYDRLRQFGTENWWEVENLGPYLKQSPLVHASRVNTPLLIEHQENDMRCPIDQGEQLYAALKYQRKPVKFVRYPGEFHGMSRTGKPWHRVHRLRMIAEWFEEYLK, via the coding sequence TTGTCCACCCGCCGGAGACTCTCCGTTGAGGACCTGCTCGCCATCAAGCTGGCCGGAGACTGCCAGATTGCCCCTGACGGGAACCGCGTGGCGTACGTGCTCCAGGAGATCGACAAGGAGAAAAATGAGTACACCTCCGCGATCTGGCTGGCCCGGGAGGGCGCCGAGCCGGTGCGCTTCACGGGCGGCCGGAAGGACACGCAGCCCCGCTGGTCCCCCGACGGCCGTCACCTGGTCTTCGTCTCCAACCGCAGCGGGTCCAACCAGCTGTGGCTCCTGTCGCTGGACGGTGGCGAGGCCCGGCAGCTGACCCGCGTCAAGGGCGGCGTCTCCAACCCCGTCTGGAGCCCAGACGGGCGCACCATCGCCTTCACGGCTAACCTGACCTCAGCCGGCCTGCAGCCCGAAGGGAAGGATGAGGACGAGAAGGACCTCTACAAGAAGTTCACCAAGGACGTCAAGGTGATCACCCGCCTGCAGTACAAGATGGACGGCGTGGGCTTCTACACCGAGGAGCGCAAGCACATCTGCACCATCGGCGTGGACGGCGGCGAGCCGAAGCAGCTGACCTTCGGCGACTTCGACCACCTGGACGTCAGCTGGACCCCCGACGGCGCCGGGCTGCTCTTCGCCGCCAACCGGCGTGAGGACCGGGACTGGTACCCCGGCCACGTCGACATCTGGTACCTGCCGGTATCCGGCGGCGAGCCCGAGCGGCTCACTCCGGGCGACGGGACGCTGACCTGCTCCGGTCCGGTCGCCTCCCCGGACGGGCGGCTGATCGCGTTCCTGGCCCGCGACCCCGCCGAGTCCGGCTACTGCCCCACCGGCCTCTACGTGCTGGAGCGGGCCACGGGCGCCATCCGCCAGCTGGCAGGCGACCTCGACCGCCCCTTCGTCAACGAGGCCTCCTCCGACCTGGTCGCCCCCGCCGGGGGCCGGCTCACCTGGTCGCCGGATTCCCGCTGGATATACGGCATCGTGTCGGACGGCGGGCAGGTGCACCTGGTGCGGGTCGGGGCCGCCACGGGCGCGGTCGTGCCCGTGACCGGCGGCGACCGCGTGATCCAGGCCTTCTCCCTCACGCCGGACTGCCGCCGGGCGGCCCTGGCCTTCGCCACGCCGCAGTCGCCGGGGGACATCTACCTGGCCCGGCTGGACGAGCCGCATCCCGCACCGGTCGTGCCCAACGCCGGCACGGTGCTGCGCGGGGGCGGCGTCAGCGAGGTGCGGCTGACCGCGCACAACGATGCGCTGCTCCACCAGCTGGAGCTGACCGTGCCCGAGCGCTTCCAGGTGACGGCCGGCGAGGGCGAGCCCGCGGTGGACGCCTGGATTCTCCCGCCTGTGGGGATGGAGCCGGGAAAGAGGTATCCAACCGTGCTGGAGATCCACGGCGGGCCGATGGCGATGTACGGCGCCAACTTCTTCTTCGAGTTCCACTGGCTCGCGGCGCAGGGGTACGCCGTGGTCTACTCGAACCCCCGGGGCTCCCAGGGTTACGGCCACGACTTCTGCCGGGCGATCCGGGCTGACTGGGGGAACAAGGATTACGCTGACGTCATGGCCGCCATCGAGGGTGCCGTGGCGCGCTTCCCCTTCGTGGACGGCGACCGGCTCGGCGTGGCCGGGGGCTCCTACGGGGGTTTCATGGTCAACTGGATCGTCAGCCACACCGACCGCTTCAAGGCGGCGGTCACGATGCGCTCGGTGGTCAACCGCTGGTCTGCGATGGGCACGTCGGATGTGGGCTACGACCGCCTGCGCCAGTTCGGCACCGAGAACTGGTGGGAAGTCGAGAACCTGGGCCCCTACCTGAAGCAGTCGCCGCTCGTGCACGCCTCGCGCGTCAACACCCCGCTGCTCATCGAGCACCAGGAGAACGACATGCGCTGCCCCATCGACCAGGGCGAGCAGCTGTACGCGGCGCTGAAGTACCAGAGGAAGCCTGTGAAGTTCGTCCGGTACCCGGGCGAGTTCCACGGGATGAGCCGCACGGGCAAGCCCTGGCACCGGGTGCACCGGCTGCGGATGATCGCCGAGTGGTTTGAGGAGTACTTGAAGTAG
- a CDS encoding PaaI family thioesterase, which translates to MGRIPFREVIGAEVVEAGHGRSVVRMPASEHTLNNLGIVHGGALCTLADAAIGTALRSALKPGDAVATIEMKVNFIAPGRGDLLARARTLHLGGTTAVAEAEIEDVRGTLVAKALATFFVKHGAVEPRPGARTAMDPDVDGPEPRD; encoded by the coding sequence ATGGGGCGCATTCCGTTTCGTGAGGTCATCGGCGCAGAGGTGGTGGAGGCGGGCCACGGCCGGAGTGTCGTGCGCATGCCGGCCAGCGAGCACACGCTGAACAACCTGGGCATCGTGCACGGGGGTGCGCTGTGCACCCTGGCCGACGCGGCCATCGGCACAGCCCTGCGCAGCGCGCTCAAGCCGGGCGATGCCGTCGCCACGATTGAGATGAAGGTCAACTTCATCGCCCCCGGCCGGGGCGACTTGCTGGCCCGCGCCCGGACGCTCCACCTCGGGGGCACCACGGCGGTCGCGGAGGCGGAGATCGAGGACGTGCGGGGCACGCTGGTGGCCAAGGCGCTGGCCACGTTCTTCGTCAAGCACGGCGCGGTCGAGCCGCGGCCCGGGGCCCGGACGGCGATGGATCCAGACGTGGACGGACCGGAGCCGCGGGACTGA
- a CDS encoding Gx transporter family protein, with translation MARGTRNSHSTRQLARLGLLTAVGLALALLERQLPPPAPLPGVRWGLANAATLAALALGGPGAGFAVWAARFFLVQAFSGGLFGPAFLVGGAGGLMAWAVMAALSRVRPLGVAGVSAAGAVAHHVGQIAAAALVTATPGVMFLLPPLLLLGPPVGLLTGVLVAVLLRRLRAAGAPADGGAVLGGAATGDPRILRPADLLPAAGAVALALLLTFGRTWSTSAAGQPTHAVVMVAGSTWRTIDLSQDAVYPLDAAGGHLVVEVSGGAVRVRESDCPDQVCVLTGWISAPGDMLVCVPYRVVIQVVGSGGGGPDAILR, from the coding sequence GTGGCACGAGGTACCCGGAACTCGCACAGTACCCGTCAACTGGCCCGGCTTGGCCTGCTGACCGCCGTGGGGCTGGCCCTTGCCCTTCTTGAGCGGCAGCTGCCGCCCCCGGCGCCCCTGCCGGGTGTCCGCTGGGGGCTGGCCAACGCCGCCACGCTCGCCGCCCTCGCCCTGGGGGGACCGGGGGCGGGCTTCGCGGTCTGGGCCGCGCGGTTCTTCCTGGTCCAGGCGTTCAGCGGGGGCCTCTTTGGTCCCGCATTCCTCGTCGGCGGCGCCGGCGGGCTGATGGCCTGGGCCGTGATGGCTGCGCTCTCCCGGGTGCGTCCGCTCGGCGTCGCAGGCGTCAGTGCCGCCGGCGCCGTTGCCCACCACGTGGGGCAGATTGCGGCCGCGGCGCTCGTCACGGCGACTCCCGGCGTCATGTTCCTGCTGCCGCCGCTCCTGCTCCTGGGCCCGCCGGTGGGCCTCCTCACCGGCGTCCTGGTGGCGGTGCTCCTCCGCCGCCTCCGGGCCGCCGGCGCGCCCGCGGACGGTGGAGCGGTACTCGGCGGCGCGGCCACCGGCGACCCCCGGATCCTGCGCCCAGCCGATCTACTGCCGGCGGCCGGTGCCGTGGCACTGGCCCTGCTCCTGACCTTCGGACGCACGTGGTCGACCTCCGCCGCGGGCCAGCCCACACATGCGGTGGTGATGGTGGCGGGCAGCACCTGGCGCACGATCGATCTGAGTCAGGATGCTGTCTATCCCCTCGATGCGGCCGGCGGTCACCTGGTCGTGGAAGTGTCCGGAGGCGCGGTGCGGGTGAGGGAGTCCGACTGCCCCGATCAGGTCTGCGTGCTCACCGGGTGGATCTCGGCCCCCGGCGACATGCTGGTGTGCGTGCCGTACCGGGTCGTGATCCAGGTAGTCGGAAGCGGGGGCGGCGGCCCGGATGCCATTCTCCGATAG
- a CDS encoding FAD:protein FMN transferase encodes MKRRSWALVALLAATALLLALWSTRPQRVERTALLMDTPVRVVVYAPRREAGAAADAALDLVARLESLWHPGRAESDVARVNAAAGVAPVHVAPETIHLAQLALQVAEESGGAFDPTVGPLSAAWGFGEGGRVPSDAERAAAQALVNWRDLQVDEAAGTLYLARPGMTVDFGAVAKGYAARLVREQLAEAGVRAALVQLGGSIALLGERPEGGPWQIAVQHPRDPRGYLATLALTGGFADTAGDYQRFFEEDGVRYHHILDPATGFPAAGMASVTVIAPRGEWADAFATAAFVLGMEEGYRFLVEHGVEGILVSETGEVRLTPGMAHLAEVRAGDWPG; translated from the coding sequence GTGAAACGCAGGTCCTGGGCGCTGGTGGCCCTGCTTGCGGCCACGGCGCTTCTCCTTGCCCTGTGGTCGACCCGCCCGCAGCGCGTCGAGCGCACGGCCCTGCTCATGGACACGCCCGTCCGGGTGGTGGTGTACGCCCCCCGGAGGGAGGCGGGCGCCGCGGCTGATGCGGCTCTGGATCTGGTCGCACGCCTGGAGTCGCTCTGGCACCCGGGCCGGGCGGAGAGCGACGTCGCCCGGGTGAACGCCGCTGCCGGCGTGGCGCCGGTACACGTCGCACCGGAGACGATTCACCTGGCGCAGTTGGCCCTGCAGGTGGCGGAGGAGAGCGGCGGCGCCTTCGACCCCACCGTCGGGCCGCTGTCGGCGGCCTGGGGCTTCGGCGAGGGCGGGCGCGTCCCCAGCGATGCCGAGCGGGCCGCCGCCCAGGCGCTGGTCAACTGGCGGGATCTGCAGGTGGACGAGGCGGCCGGAACGCTCTACCTCGCCCGCCCGGGGATGACGGTGGACTTCGGGGCGGTGGCCAAGGGCTACGCCGCCCGCCTCGTGCGGGAGCAGCTGGCGGAAGCCGGCGTCCGGGCCGCACTGGTCCAGCTGGGCGGGAGCATCGCCCTGCTCGGCGAGCGGCCCGAGGGCGGTCCGTGGCAGATCGCCGTCCAGCACCCCCGCGATCCCCGGGGGTACCTGGCCACGCTGGCCCTCACGGGCGGATTCGCCGACACGGCCGGCGACTACCAGCGCTTCTTCGAGGAGGACGGCGTGCGCTACCACCACATCCTCGACCCGGCCACGGGATTCCCGGCCGCCGGGATGGCCAGCGTGACCGTGATCGCTCCCCGCGGCGAGTGGGCCGACGCCTTCGCCACCGCCGCCTTCGTGCTCGGGATGGAGGAGGGGTACCGCTTTCTCGTCGAACACGGGGTGGAGGGAATACTGGTCAGCGAGACGGGCGAGGTGCGGCTGACGCCGGGCATGGCCCATCTGGCCGAGGTGAGGGCCGGCGACTGGCCGGGGTGA
- a CDS encoding RnfABCDGE type electron transport complex subunit B: MMTAALVLGGAGLVLGAGLAFVAVKIAVPPDERVAAVRERLPGANCGACGFPGCDGLAAALVKGEAKPDSCTAGGPATAAAVAEVLGLEAVAGERMVVAVHCVGTNQAARRSYEYLGIADCRAAAIMPGGGPRACSYGCVGLGTCVRACPFDALAMDDEAGLPVVDREKCTSCGICTQECPKNIMALVPASQPTLVSCRNLDKGPQVRKACSAGCIACGLCVRSCPQKTISLVNNVACIDPAGCDGCGTCVEKCPTKCIVFTHNVPVVQAV; encoded by the coding sequence ATGATGACAGCAGCGCTTGTACTCGGAGGCGCGGGCCTGGTGCTGGGCGCCGGCCTGGCCTTCGTGGCGGTGAAGATCGCGGTCCCGCCCGACGAGCGGGTGGCCGCCGTGCGCGAGCGGCTCCCCGGCGCCAACTGCGGCGCCTGCGGCTTCCCTGGCTGCGACGGGCTTGCCGCCGCCCTGGTGAAGGGCGAGGCGAAGCCGGACAGCTGCACGGCCGGCGGGCCCGCCACGGCGGCAGCGGTGGCCGAGGTGCTGGGCCTCGAGGCGGTGGCCGGCGAGCGGATGGTGGTCGCCGTCCACTGCGTGGGTACGAATCAGGCGGCCCGGCGATCCTATGAGTACCTGGGCATTGCGGACTGCCGGGCGGCGGCGATCATGCCCGGCGGGGGTCCGAGGGCCTGCTCCTACGGCTGCGTCGGCCTGGGCACCTGCGTGCGGGCCTGCCCGTTCGACGCCCTGGCGATGGACGACGAGGCCGGCCTGCCCGTCGTGGACCGGGAGAAGTGCACCAGCTGCGGCATCTGCACGCAGGAGTGCCCGAAGAACATCATGGCCCTGGTGCCTGCCTCGCAGCCCACCCTGGTCTCCTGCCGGAACCTGGACAAGGGTCCGCAGGTGCGCAAGGCCTGCTCCGCCGGCTGCATCGCCTGCGGCCTCTGCGTGCGCAGCTGCCCGCAGAAGACGATCTCGCTGGTGAACAACGTGGCCTGCATCGACCCCGCCGGCTGCGACGGCTGCGGGACGTGCGTGGAGAAGTGCCCGACGAAGTGCATCGTCTTCACGCACAACGTGCCGGTTGTCCAGGCGGTGTAG
- the rsxA gene encoding electron transport complex subunit RsxA, giving the protein MEFLAILVGGILINNYIFSRFLGLCPFFGVSSKLETVYGMGAAVVFVMTLASAITWPLQRLLLEPLGLGYLQTVAFILVIAALVQSVEMVIQRVSPPLYAALGIYLPLLTTNCAVLGAALLNITSGYGFMASVMNGFASGIGWTLATLLFAGVRERVEGAHIPEALRGMPIAFVAAGLMALAFMGFQGLFRGILF; this is encoded by the coding sequence ATGGAGTTCCTCGCCATCCTGGTCGGCGGCATCCTGATCAACAACTACATCTTCTCCCGCTTCCTGGGCCTCTGTCCCTTCTTCGGGGTGTCGAGCAAACTGGAGACGGTCTACGGCATGGGCGCCGCGGTGGTCTTCGTCATGACCCTGGCCTCGGCCATCACCTGGCCGCTGCAGCGCCTCCTGCTGGAGCCGCTGGGCCTGGGCTACCTGCAGACGGTGGCCTTCATCCTGGTCATCGCCGCGCTGGTGCAGTCCGTCGAGATGGTGATCCAGCGGGTGAGCCCGCCGCTCTACGCCGCCCTGGGCATCTACCTGCCGCTGCTCACCACCAACTGCGCGGTGCTGGGTGCGGCGCTGCTGAACATCACCTCGGGCTACGGCTTCATGGCCTCCGTGATGAACGGCTTCGCCTCCGGCATCGGCTGGACCCTGGCCACCCTGCTCTTCGCCGGCGTGCGGGAGCGGGTGGAGGGCGCGCACATCCCCGAGGCCCTGCGGGGAATGCCCATCGCCTTCGTGGCCGCCGGCCTCATGGCGCTGGCCTTCATGGGCTTCCAGGGCCTGTTCCGCGGGATCCTCTTCTAG